One genomic window of Chitinophagaceae bacterium includes the following:
- a CDS encoding UDP-2,3-diacylglucosamine diphosphatase — MTDISILNGNVYFASDLHLGIPDHDSSLEREKKFVHWLDKIKSDAAAIFIVGDLFDFWFEYRQVVPRGYVRVLGKLAELRDAGIIICFFTGNHDQWMKDYFEKELAIPVYHEPQHITIAGKNFFIAHGDGLGPGDHGYKFLKTIFRGKFSRFLFSWLHPDIGVWLGRRWSKNSRLISGEDQAEFMGEDKEWLVQYARTILKSERVDYFIFGHRHIVLDYQLSGTSRYINLGDWIRFFSYAVFDGKTLELKCLPL; from the coding sequence ATGACTGATATTTCAATCCTGAACGGCAACGTTTACTTTGCTTCTGATTTACACCTTGGCATTCCTGACCACGATTCATCATTGGAACGTGAAAAGAAATTTGTGCATTGGCTTGATAAGATTAAGTCAGATGCAGCAGCCATTTTTATTGTCGGGGATCTTTTTGATTTTTGGTTTGAATACAGACAAGTAGTACCACGCGGATATGTGCGGGTATTAGGTAAACTCGCGGAATTGCGTGATGCAGGTATCATCATCTGTTTCTTCACCGGCAACCATGACCAATGGATGAAAGATTACTTTGAAAAGGAACTGGCCATTCCCGTTTATCATGAACCGCAACACATTACTATTGCAGGAAAGAATTTCTTTATTGCGCATGGTGATGGATTGGGGCCAGGTGATCATGGGTACAAGTTTTTAAAAACAATTTTCAGGGGAAAATTCAGCAGGTTTTTATTTTCGTGGCTGCATCCTGATATCGGAGTATGGTTGGGGAGACGATGGTCAAAAAACAGCCGGCTCATCAGCGGAGAAGACCAGGCGGAATTTATGGGTGAAGACAAAGAATGGCTGGTTCAGTATGCACGAACCATATTAAAATCAGAAAGGGTGGATTATTTTATTTTTGGTCATCGTCATATTGTACTCGACTATCAGTTGTCCGGGACAAGCAGGTATATTAACCTGGGAGATTGGATCCGTTTCTTCAGTTATGCAGTATTTGACGGAAAAACGCTGGAGTTGAAATGTCTGCCACTATAA
- a CDS encoding amidophosphoribosyltransferase: MSDPVKHECGIAVIRLLKPLSYYREKYGTALYGLNKLYLLMEKQHNRGQDGAGVGAIKLNAHQGHRFMSRYRSNSPQAIAEIFQKIHQNIDKLTKMNPALIEDTEWMRKNVSFVAEMMLGHLRYGTYGRNEIDSCHPFINNHHSSTRSLIMAGNFNLTNIEDLGWKKDGSRPDTAVVLDRVTWHLENELTRVATELRQTEVSKDDFRNRLRDGIEFRQVLANAVKEFDGGYVLAGLSGAGYAFALRDPSGIRPAFYYKSDEVMVVASERPAIQTAFNLTLDEVHELKPGHAIIADRQGNVEEFKCAEPKQKMSCSFERIYFSRGSDKDIYQERKKLGHLLATPVLNAIDYDLKNTVFSFIPNTAEVAFYGLMKGLEDHLTQYRLERILKNDLNENELKDLLSLRQRVEKIAIKDVKMRTFITQDSQRNELVEHVYDITYGSIVPGQDTIVVIDDSIVRGTTLKRSIIRMLDRLGPKKIVIVSSAPQIRYPDCYGIDMSKMKDFIAFRALVSLLKKQGKDNFLDEVYEKCRIQMKQPLHEMVNEVKALYDLYTDEEIADEVSQLVKDEAVRAEVQIIFQTISDLHKACPNHLGDWYFSGNYPTSGGNKVVNRAFINYMEGKDVRAYS; the protein is encoded by the coding sequence ATGAGTGATCCGGTTAAGCATGAATGCGGCATTGCCGTAATCCGTTTATTAAAACCTCTGAGTTACTACCGTGAAAAATATGGTACGGCTTTGTATGGGCTGAACAAATTGTACCTGTTGATGGAAAAGCAGCACAACCGCGGGCAGGATGGTGCAGGCGTGGGTGCGATCAAACTCAATGCGCATCAGGGTCATCGATTCATGAGCAGGTACCGTTCCAATTCACCGCAGGCCATTGCTGAAATTTTTCAGAAAATCCATCAGAATATTGACAAGCTCACTAAGATGAATCCTGCGCTTATTGAGGATACTGAATGGATGCGCAAGAATGTGAGTTTTGTCGCGGAAATGATGTTGGGACACCTGCGATATGGAACTTATGGTAGAAATGAAATTGACAGTTGTCATCCTTTCATCAATAACCACCATTCTTCCACACGGTCTTTGATTATGGCCGGTAATTTCAACCTAACCAATATTGAAGATCTTGGTTGGAAAAAGGATGGCAGTCGTCCTGATACAGCCGTGGTGCTCGATCGTGTTACCTGGCATCTTGAAAATGAACTTACACGTGTGGCCACTGAATTGCGACAGACTGAAGTAAGCAAGGATGATTTCCGGAATCGCCTGCGTGATGGCATTGAATTCAGACAAGTGCTTGCCAATGCCGTAAAAGAATTTGACGGTGGCTACGTGCTGGCAGGTTTATCCGGTGCTGGCTATGCATTCGCTTTGCGTGATCCTTCCGGCATTCGCCCTGCATTCTATTATAAGAGTGATGAAGTAATGGTGGTGGCGAGTGAACGGCCTGCGATTCAAACCGCTTTTAATTTAACATTAGATGAGGTACATGAATTAAAACCCGGCCATGCTATTATTGCCGATCGCCAGGGAAATGTAGAGGAATTCAAATGCGCAGAGCCGAAACAAAAAATGTCGTGCAGCTTTGAGCGCATTTATTTTTCGAGAGGAAGCGATAAGGATATTTACCAGGAACGGAAAAAGCTGGGACACCTGCTTGCAACACCTGTACTTAATGCTATTGATTATGATCTCAAAAACACAGTGTTTTCTTTTATTCCGAATACAGCAGAGGTTGCGTTTTATGGATTGATGAAAGGATTGGAAGATCACCTGACGCAGTACCGTTTGGAACGCATCCTTAAAAATGATCTCAACGAAAATGAGTTGAAGGATTTATTATCACTTCGCCAGCGCGTGGAGAAAATCGCGATCAAAGATGTGAAGATGCGCACTTTCATTACGCAGGATTCTCAAAGAAATGAGCTGGTGGAACACGTGTATGATATCACCTATGGCAGCATCGTTCCCGGGCAAGATACCATTGTGGTGATTGATGATTCTATTGTACGAGGCACCACTCTCAAACGAAGCATTATCCGGATGCTGGATAGATTGGGTCCTAAAAAAATTGTGATAGTTTCTTCTGCCCCACAAATCCGCTATCCTGATTGCTATGGCATTGACATGAGCAAGATGAAAGACTTTATTGCTTTTCGTGCATTGGTTTCACTCCTGAAAAAACAAGGCAAAGATAATTTCCTCGATGAGGTGTATGAAAAATGCAGGATACAGATGAAACAGCCTTTGCATGAAATGGTGAATGAAGTAAAAGCATTGTATGATTTATATACCGACGAAGAAATTGCCGATGAAGTAAGTCAATTGGTGAAAGATGAAGCTGTGAGAGCTGAAGTACAGATCATTTTCCAAACTATTTCAGACCTTCATAAGGCCTGTCCCAACCATTTGGGCGATTGGTATTTCTCCGGCAATTATCCTACTTCAGGTGGAAATAAAGTCGTGAACCGCGCATTCATCAATTATATGGAAGGGAAAGACGTAAGGGCGTATTCCTGA
- the ftsH gene encoding ATP-dependent zinc metalloprotease FtsH, translating into MEDNNQEKRKLPKIVPPNGPKFNIYWVYGIIAIILIGLQFFPFTKASKLISFEEINQDMLQSEDVQKLVVVNKEYVEVYIKPDKLQQEKYKEVATTNFNTVNPGPHYRFKILSVDDFTRKLSDAEARIKEKNPAFQPIEVYPENRTDWFNALGWLLPILLLVAIWLFIMRRVTGGVGGPGGQIFNFGKSKATLFDKGTKVNITFSDVAGLDEAKSEVMEIVDFLKNPKKYTALGGKIPKGALLIGPPGTGKTLIAKAVAGEAQVPFFSISGSDFVELFVGIGASRVRDLFKQAREKAPCIIFIDEIDAIGRARGRNVMQGGNDERENTLNQLLVEMDGFGTDSGVIILAATNRPDVLDSALLRPGRFDRQISIDKPDLVGREQIFKVHSKNIKVQKDLDMKKLAAQTPGFAGADIANVCNEAALIAARKGKKEVDMSDFQDAIDRVIGGLEKKNKIISQDEKRIVAYHEAGHAICGWFLEHADPLVKVSIIPRGVAALGYAQYMPKEQFLYTTEQLFDSICMTLGGRVAEDLIFGKISTGAQNDLERITKLSYAMVTIYGMNDKIGNLSYYDPQNEYGFQKPYSDETAKMIDEEVRALVDKAYIHTKKLLTEKQPELEILAQELLKKEILFQQDLERLIGKRPFEVKHIAELESPTAEQEPEVAEVVVAEKKEEILIEKPGHIQPRIA; encoded by the coding sequence ATGGAAGATAATAATCAGGAAAAAAGAAAATTACCGAAGATAGTACCTCCCAATGGCCCTAAATTCAACATCTATTGGGTCTATGGTATTATTGCCATTATTTTGATCGGACTGCAGTTTTTTCCGTTTACAAAAGCTTCAAAGCTGATAAGCTTTGAAGAAATAAATCAGGATATGCTTCAGTCGGAAGATGTACAGAAATTAGTGGTTGTGAATAAAGAGTATGTTGAAGTGTACATCAAGCCCGACAAACTGCAACAGGAAAAGTATAAGGAAGTGGCCACGACCAACTTCAATACCGTTAACCCCGGACCTCATTACCGGTTTAAGATTCTGAGCGTAGATGATTTCACACGAAAACTGAGTGATGCTGAAGCAAGAATCAAAGAAAAAAATCCTGCATTCCAACCCATTGAAGTATATCCGGAAAACAGAACCGATTGGTTCAATGCATTAGGTTGGTTATTGCCTATATTATTGTTAGTGGCAATCTGGTTATTCATCATGCGCCGTGTTACCGGCGGTGTTGGTGGGCCAGGTGGTCAGATCTTTAACTTCGGAAAATCAAAAGCCACTTTGTTTGATAAAGGCACTAAGGTAAACATCACGTTTTCCGATGTGGCAGGTCTTGACGAAGCCAAGTCAGAGGTGATGGAAATTGTGGATTTTCTGAAGAACCCTAAAAAGTATACAGCACTGGGTGGTAAAATTCCCAAAGGCGCACTATTAATCGGTCCTCCCGGAACCGGTAAAACATTGATCGCAAAAGCAGTAGCCGGTGAAGCACAGGTTCCTTTCTTTTCCATCTCCGGTTCTGACTTTGTAGAATTGTTTGTGGGAATTGGTGCCTCCCGTGTTCGTGACCTGTTTAAGCAAGCCCGTGAAAAAGCACCTTGTATCATTTTTATAGATGAAATTGATGCAATAGGACGTGCGCGTGGCAGAAATGTTATGCAGGGTGGAAATGATGAACGTGAAAACACTTTGAACCAGCTTTTGGTGGAAATGGATGGTTTTGGAACTGATTCAGGAGTTATTATTCTCGCGGCTACCAATAGACCTGATGTCCTGGACAGCGCTTTGTTGCGACCAGGTCGTTTCGACCGGCAGATTTCAATTGATAAGCCTGATCTGGTAGGGCGTGAGCAAATATTCAAAGTGCATTCGAAGAATATTAAAGTGCAGAAAGATCTGGACATGAAAAAGCTCGCTGCACAAACACCAGGTTTTGCAGGCGCAGATATCGCCAATGTATGTAATGAAGCGGCGCTGATTGCTGCACGCAAAGGCAAGAAAGAAGTGGACATGAGTGATTTTCAGGATGCAATTGATCGTGTAATCGGCGGACTGGAGAAGAAAAATAAAATCATTTCACAGGATGAAAAGCGCATTGTCGCTTATCATGAAGCAGGTCATGCAATCTGCGGATGGTTTCTCGAACATGCTGACCCTTTGGTAAAAGTTTCTATCATTCCGCGTGGTGTTGCTGCACTAGGGTATGCCCAATACATGCCGAAGGAGCAGTTTTTATATACCACTGAGCAATTGTTCGACAGTATCTGCATGACGTTGGGCGGAAGAGTGGCAGAAGACCTGATCTTCGGTAAGATCTCAACCGGTGCACAAAATGATCTCGAACGAATCACAAAGTTGAGTTATGCCATGGTTACTATTTATGGCATGAATGATAAAATAGGGAACCTTTCCTATTATGATCCTCAGAATGAATATGGATTTCAAAAGCCCTATTCTGATGAAACAGCGAAGATGATTGATGAGGAAGTACGTGCGTTGGTTGATAAAGCGTACATACACACCAAAAAATTGCTTACTGAAAAACAGCCTGAACTGGAAATTCTAGCGCAGGAATTATTAAAGAAGGAAATTCTGTTTCAGCAGGATCTCGAGCGGCTTATTGGTAAACGTCCTTTTGAAGTAAAACACATTGCTGAACTGGAGTCCCCCACAGCAGAGCAGGAACCGGAAGTTGCAGAAGTAGTGGTTGCTGAAAAGAAGGAAGAAATCCTGATCGAAAAACCGGGACACATTCAGCCCAGAATTGCATAA
- a CDS encoding lactate utilization protein: protein MEPTSKERILKNIRKGLIHATDQPFPNLETAAVVFPPAPDTLDIVFAEQFTKIQGNFIYCENEKDFIDHLSALAEEKQWNNIFAWEYYLQDFLQQKAFRRLRVGNSLEKADAGISLCECLVARTGSILVSSRQASGRSIPIFPPVHLVLAYNSQLIYDLKEALQFITEKYNGNTPSMISIATGPSRTADIEKTLVLGAHGPKEVYVFFVDQPGA, encoded by the coding sequence ATGGAACCAACATCGAAAGAACGAATTCTAAAAAACATTCGCAAAGGTTTGATACATGCAACTGATCAGCCGTTTCCAAATCTGGAAACGGCTGCTGTTGTTTTCCCCCCTGCCCCTGACACACTTGACATTGTTTTCGCCGAACAGTTTACCAAAATACAAGGCAATTTTATTTATTGCGAAAACGAAAAGGATTTTATTGACCATTTGAGTGCGCTTGCAGAAGAAAAACAGTGGAATAATATTTTTGCCTGGGAATATTATCTGCAGGATTTTTTACAACAAAAAGCATTCAGGCGGTTACGTGTTGGCAACAGTCTGGAGAAAGCTGATGCTGGCATTTCGCTTTGCGAATGTCTCGTGGCGCGTACAGGAAGCATACTCGTAAGTTCCCGCCAGGCATCCGGAAGAAGTATTCCCATATTTCCGCCGGTGCATCTTGTACTGGCGTATAATTCGCAGTTGATTTATGATCTGAAAGAAGCACTTCAGTTTATTACTGAAAAGTACAATGGCAATACACCTTCCATGATATCCATTGCTACTGGCCCAAGCCGCACCGCAGATATTGAAAAAACATTGGTGCTGGGCGCACATGGACCAAAAGAAGTTTATGTATTTTTCGTCGACCAGCCCGGCGCATAA